In one Streptomyces sp. NBC_01241 genomic region, the following are encoded:
- the pepN gene encoding aminopeptidase N, with protein MSVLTRDEAQTRAQFLDVHRYTIDLDLTGGEETFDSRTVIRFTAATAGDTFVELKPATLHSISLDGQPLDPADLTENRFPLTALTTGAHELRIDAAMRYSRTGEGMHRFTDPTDGETYVYTQLFMEDVQRVFAAFDQPDLKSVFELTVTAPDGWTVLGNGIAEHRADGRWTLAATPPISTYLVAVAAGPWHSVTTEHAGLPFGIHCRRSLAPYLDTDADEILDITRACFDRFHEKFDEPYPFDSYDQAFVPEFNAGAMENPGLVTFRDEFIYRSAVTDTERQTRGMVIAHEMAHMWFGDLVTLAWWDDIWLNESFAEYMGYQTLAEATRFTDTWVDFGVARKGWGYDADQRPSTHPVAPDPAAVPDTASAMLNFDGISYAKGASALRQLVAWLGEKDFLAGINTHFARHKFANATLADFIDNLASATDRDVHAWADAWLRTTGVDTLTPHIEESDSTWSLTVDHNGSRPHRIAVGAYDHTPDTHLDPDRLVPRDRFEIDVPHNGTTEALSGRRPALVVLNDGDLSYAKVRLDPTSWETAVRHLSGIPDALTRAVIWNTARDMVRDGELTPTVYLEAARAHLPHETDLALAQGVLAFAGIHIADHYLTPEHRPAALATLTALCRDLIRRTEDGHNPGLRLIAVRHLIDAATQPDTIHDWLTNGTVPGGPELDPELRWRILTRLAVLGATDETTIAAELEHDPSATGQQGAARCRAALPTPEAKAAAWHALFNDDSLSNYLFTATAQGFWQPEQADLVRAYVPRYYPEATRLAARRGPAIAEAAGRYAFPAHAIDAESLHLGEQALNDKDLTPALRRKLIDQIDDLRRTLAVRNAH; from the coding sequence ATGTCCGTACTGACGCGCGACGAAGCGCAGACCCGAGCCCAATTCCTCGACGTACACCGGTACACGATCGACCTCGATCTGACCGGAGGGGAGGAGACCTTCGACTCCCGTACCGTCATCCGGTTCACCGCAGCCACGGCCGGAGACACGTTCGTCGAGCTCAAGCCGGCCACCCTGCACTCGATCAGCCTCGACGGACAGCCCCTCGACCCCGCCGACCTCACCGAGAACCGCTTCCCGCTCACCGCACTCACCACCGGCGCACACGAACTGCGCATCGACGCCGCCATGCGCTACTCCCGCACCGGCGAAGGCATGCACCGCTTCACCGACCCGACCGACGGCGAAACATACGTCTACACCCAACTGTTCATGGAGGACGTCCAGCGCGTCTTCGCCGCCTTCGACCAGCCCGACCTCAAGTCCGTCTTCGAGCTCACCGTCACCGCCCCCGACGGCTGGACCGTCCTCGGCAACGGCATCGCCGAGCACCGGGCCGACGGCCGCTGGACCCTGGCCGCGACCCCGCCGATCTCCACCTACCTCGTCGCCGTCGCCGCGGGCCCCTGGCACTCCGTGACCACCGAACACGCCGGACTGCCCTTCGGCATCCACTGCCGCCGCTCGCTCGCCCCGTACCTCGACACGGACGCCGACGAGATCCTCGACATCACCCGCGCCTGCTTCGACCGCTTCCACGAGAAGTTCGACGAGCCCTACCCCTTCGACTCCTACGACCAGGCCTTCGTACCCGAGTTCAACGCCGGCGCCATGGAAAACCCCGGACTCGTCACCTTCCGCGACGAGTTCATCTACCGCTCCGCCGTCACCGACACCGAACGCCAGACCCGCGGCATGGTCATCGCCCACGAAATGGCCCACATGTGGTTCGGCGACCTCGTCACCCTCGCCTGGTGGGACGACATCTGGCTCAACGAGTCCTTCGCCGAGTACATGGGCTACCAGACCCTCGCCGAAGCCACCCGCTTCACCGACACCTGGGTCGACTTCGGCGTCGCCCGCAAGGGCTGGGGATACGACGCCGACCAGCGCCCCTCCACCCACCCCGTCGCCCCCGACCCGGCCGCCGTCCCCGACACCGCGTCCGCCATGCTCAACTTCGACGGCATCTCCTACGCCAAGGGCGCATCCGCCCTGCGCCAACTCGTCGCCTGGCTCGGCGAGAAGGACTTCCTGGCCGGCATCAACACCCACTTCGCCCGCCACAAGTTCGCCAACGCCACCCTCGCCGACTTCATCGACAACCTCGCATCGGCCACCGACCGCGACGTCCACGCCTGGGCCGACGCCTGGCTGCGCACCACCGGAGTCGACACCCTCACCCCCCACATCGAAGAATCCGACAGCACGTGGTCCCTCACCGTCGACCACAACGGCAGCCGCCCCCACCGCATCGCCGTAGGCGCGTACGACCACACCCCCGACACCCACCTCGACCCCGACCGCCTCGTCCCGCGCGACCGGTTCGAGATCGACGTCCCCCACAACGGCACCACCGAAGCACTGTCCGGACGCCGCCCCGCCCTCGTCGTCCTCAACGACGGCGACCTCAGCTACGCCAAGGTCCGCCTCGACCCCACATCCTGGGAAACCGCCGTACGCCACCTCTCCGGCATCCCCGACGCACTGACCCGCGCCGTCATCTGGAACACCGCCCGAGACATGGTCCGCGACGGCGAACTCACCCCCACCGTCTACCTCGAAGCGGCCCGCGCACACCTCCCGCACGAGACCGACCTCGCCCTCGCCCAGGGCGTACTCGCCTTCGCCGGCATCCACATCGCCGACCACTACCTCACCCCCGAGCACCGACCCGCCGCCCTCGCCACCCTCACCGCACTGTGCCGCGACCTCATCCGCCGCACCGAGGACGGCCACAACCCCGGCCTCCGCCTCATCGCCGTACGCCACCTCATCGACGCCGCCACCCAGCCCGACACCATCCACGACTGGCTCACCAACGGCACCGTCCCCGGCGGACCCGAACTCGACCCCGAACTGCGCTGGCGCATCCTCACCCGCCTCGCCGTCCTCGGCGCCACCGACGAAACCACCATCGCCGCCGAACTCGAACACGACCCCAGCGCCACCGGACAGCAAGGCGCCGCCCGCTGCCGCGCCGCCCTCCCCACCCCCGAGGCCAAGGCCGCCGCCTGGCACGCCCTGTTCAACGACGACAGCCTCTCCAACTACCTCTTCACCGCCACCGCCCAAGGCTTCTGGCAACCCGAACAGGCCGACCTCGTACGGGCCTACGTGCCCCGCTACTACCCCGAGGCGACCCGGCTCGCCGCCCGCCGCGGCCCCGCCATCGCCGAAGCCGCCGGCCGCTACGCATTCCCCGCACACGCCATCGACGCGGAAAGCCTCCACCTCGGCGAACAGGCCCTGAACGACAAGGACCTCACCCCGGCCCTCCGCCGCAAACTCATCGACCAGATCGACGACCTGCGCCGCACCCTCGCCGTACGCAACGCCCACTGA
- a CDS encoding pyridoxal phosphate-dependent decarboxylase family protein: MPTPPLAGSTNGPAALRPLIDTVLTALHDGAQRRDGPLPAGGPDAVTPRTRTTTHPVIPDHGTDPHDALRTLVTALAEGAADPAHPLCAAHLHTPPLALATAADLAASALNPSMDSWDQAPAASTLEADITTALATEIYPHHPSPDALVTTGGTEANQLALLLARERNGPVQTICAANAHHSISRAAWLLGLPTPVVIPAPTGVMDLTALDEALTRLHSPHRALFVTATAGTTDTGQIDPLADIADLCTTHGAELHIDAAYGGPLLFSPTHRGKVHGLDRAHSVTLDLHKLGWQPASAGILAVPHRTHLHALHHRASYLNADDDTEAGLPDLLGRSLRTTRRPDALKIAVTLKALGRTGLADLIDRTIATAHHLADLIAHTPTLDLYDRPTISTVLFRPTDADDHTVATIRRTLLTRGHAVLGRAHTDDRLWLKATLLNPHTTPDDLRTLLALVTQLTTDLAEGNTTR; the protein is encoded by the coding sequence ATGCCCACCCCACCCCTCGCCGGCTCCACCAACGGCCCCGCCGCCCTACGCCCCCTCATCGACACCGTCCTCACCGCACTCCACGACGGCGCCCAAAGACGCGACGGCCCCCTCCCCGCAGGCGGACCCGACGCCGTCACCCCCCGCACACGCACCACCACCCACCCCGTCATCCCCGACCACGGCACCGACCCCCACGACGCCCTGCGCACCCTCGTCACCGCCCTCGCCGAAGGCGCCGCAGACCCCGCACACCCACTCTGCGCCGCCCACCTCCACACCCCACCCCTCGCCCTCGCCACCGCCGCCGACCTCGCCGCCTCCGCCCTCAACCCCTCCATGGACTCCTGGGACCAGGCCCCCGCCGCCTCCACCCTCGAAGCCGACATCACCACCGCACTCGCCACCGAGATCTACCCCCACCACCCCTCACCCGACGCACTCGTCACCACCGGCGGCACCGAAGCCAACCAACTCGCCCTGCTCCTCGCCCGCGAACGCAACGGCCCCGTACAAACCATCTGCGCCGCCAACGCCCACCACAGCATCAGCCGCGCCGCCTGGCTCCTCGGCCTCCCCACCCCCGTCGTCATCCCCGCCCCCACCGGCGTCATGGACCTCACCGCACTCGACGAAGCCCTCACCCGGCTCCACAGCCCCCACCGTGCCCTCTTCGTAACCGCCACCGCAGGCACCACCGACACCGGCCAGATCGACCCCCTCGCCGACATCGCCGACCTCTGCACCACCCACGGCGCCGAACTCCACATCGACGCCGCCTACGGCGGACCCCTCCTCTTCAGCCCCACCCACCGAGGCAAGGTCCACGGCCTCGACCGCGCCCACAGCGTCACCCTCGACCTCCACAAACTCGGCTGGCAACCCGCCTCCGCCGGCATCCTCGCCGTCCCCCACCGCACCCACCTCCACGCACTCCACCACCGCGCCTCCTACCTCAACGCCGACGACGACACCGAAGCCGGCCTCCCCGACCTCCTCGGCCGCTCCCTGCGCACCACCCGACGCCCCGACGCCCTCAAGATCGCCGTCACCCTCAAAGCCCTCGGCCGCACCGGACTCGCCGACCTCATCGACCGCACCATCGCCACCGCCCACCACCTCGCCGACCTCATCGCCCACACCCCCACCCTCGACCTCTATGACCGTCCCACCATCAGCACCGTCCTCTTCCGCCCCACCGACGCCGACGACCACACCGTCGCCACCATCCGCCGCACCCTCCTCACCCGCGGCCACGCCGTACTCGGCCGCGCCCACACCGACGACCGCCTCTGGCTCAAAGCCACCCTCCTCAACCCCCACACCACCCCCGACGACCTCCGCACACTCCTCGCCCTCGTCACCCAACTCACCACCGACCTCGCGGAAGGCAACACCACCCGATGA
- a CDS encoding TetR/AcrR family transcriptional regulator: MARAALTTDAVVDVALLAIDEKGPAALTLSAVADRAGVATPSLYKHVRNLAELRDLMSARIMNEIADQAGEAVLGRSADEAIRALMVAWRHYALRHPHRYSALVQTPEPHTAEAGARLINIMLAAFRAYGMADSAAIHAARCLRAAVHGFAVLETEGAFGLPEKLDESYDLLIHMVITGLRAPR, encoded by the coding sequence GTGGCTAGGGCAGCGCTCACCACGGATGCTGTCGTCGATGTCGCACTGCTGGCCATCGACGAGAAGGGCCCCGCCGCTCTGACCCTGTCGGCGGTGGCCGACCGGGCGGGCGTCGCCACCCCGTCCCTCTACAAGCACGTGCGCAACCTGGCCGAACTGCGCGACCTCATGTCGGCGCGCATCATGAACGAGATCGCGGACCAGGCCGGCGAGGCCGTGCTGGGGCGCTCCGCCGACGAGGCGATCCGCGCGCTCATGGTGGCCTGGCGGCACTACGCGCTGCGCCACCCGCACCGCTACTCGGCACTCGTCCAGACACCCGAGCCGCACACGGCCGAGGCCGGGGCGCGACTGATCAACATCATGCTCGCCGCCTTCCGCGCCTATGGAATGGCCGACTCCGCGGCGATTCACGCGGCCCGCTGCCTGCGAGCGGCCGTCCACGGCTTCGCGGTTCTGGAGACCGAGGGCGCCTTCGGACTGCCGGAGAAACTGGACGAGAGCTACGACCTGCTGATCCACATGGTGATCACGGGCCTGCGTGCACCTCGCTGA
- a CDS encoding lysine N(6)-hydroxylase/L-ornithine N(5)-oxygenase family protein, translating into MTDQPTPETNQPHDLVGIGIGPFNLSLAALAHGIPGNPHPLTATFYEQRPAFHWHPGLLIDGASLQVPFLADLVTLADPASPWTFLNYLRTRDRLFPFYFAERFHIQRAEYDAYCRWVSDQLPGLHFSHQVDAVRWNNERDLFEVDFTQLDTHGEAEALGRAHTRHIALGIGTEPHIPEPLKPLAEAESVPVIHSADYLHHREKLLTAEHITVIGSGQSGAEIFLDLLRARPTGREKLHWLARTQAFAPMEYSKLGLEHFTPDYSRYFHALPESVRDELVPHQWQLHKGIDADTIAAIHDELYRRTLHGGWPDTTLTPGVRVRTAGRLANARVELHLEHTQQNTRSSLTTDAVILATGYRERSLDRILTGLDPHIRRDTSERPRIDDRFRLILDPTVTGHVYVQNAERHTHGVGAPDLGLAAWRSATILNDLTGTNPYPLPARTAFTTFGLTPQTPNVPTQNPDLIPLTHGN; encoded by the coding sequence ATGACCGACCAACCCACCCCCGAAACCAACCAGCCACACGACCTCGTCGGCATCGGCATCGGCCCCTTCAACCTCTCCCTCGCCGCCCTCGCCCACGGTATCCCCGGCAACCCCCACCCACTCACCGCCACCTTCTACGAACAACGACCCGCCTTCCACTGGCACCCCGGCCTCCTCATCGACGGAGCCAGCCTCCAAGTCCCCTTCCTCGCCGACCTCGTCACCCTCGCCGACCCCGCAAGCCCCTGGACCTTCCTCAACTACCTGCGCACCCGCGACCGCCTCTTCCCCTTCTACTTCGCCGAACGCTTCCACATCCAACGCGCCGAATACGACGCCTACTGCCGCTGGGTCAGCGACCAACTCCCCGGCCTCCACTTCAGCCACCAGGTCGACGCCGTCCGCTGGAACAACGAACGAGACCTCTTCGAAGTCGACTTCACCCAACTCGACACCCACGGCGAAGCCGAAGCACTCGGCCGCGCCCACACCCGCCACATCGCCCTCGGAATCGGCACCGAACCCCACATCCCCGAACCCCTCAAACCCCTCGCCGAAGCCGAATCCGTCCCCGTCATCCACTCCGCCGACTACCTCCACCACCGCGAAAAACTCCTCACCGCCGAACACATCACCGTCATCGGCTCAGGACAGTCCGGCGCCGAAATCTTCCTCGACCTCCTACGCGCCCGCCCCACCGGCCGCGAAAAACTCCACTGGCTCGCCCGCACCCAGGCCTTCGCCCCCATGGAGTACTCCAAACTCGGCCTCGAACACTTCACCCCCGACTACAGCCGCTACTTCCACGCCCTCCCCGAATCCGTACGCGACGAACTCGTCCCCCACCAATGGCAACTCCACAAAGGCATCGACGCCGACACCATCGCCGCCATCCACGACGAGCTCTACCGCCGCACCCTCCACGGCGGCTGGCCAGACACCACCCTCACCCCCGGCGTCCGGGTACGCACCGCAGGACGCCTCGCCAACGCCCGCGTCGAACTCCACCTCGAACACACCCAGCAGAACACCCGCTCCAGCCTCACCACCGACGCCGTCATCCTCGCCACCGGCTACCGCGAACGCTCCCTCGACCGCATCCTCACCGGCCTCGACCCCCACATCCGCCGCGACACCTCCGAACGCCCCCGCATCGACGACCGGTTCCGCCTCATCCTCGACCCCACCGTCACCGGCCACGTCTACGTACAGAACGCCGAACGCCACACCCACGGCGTCGGCGCCCCCGACCTCGGACTCGCCGCCTGGCGCAGCGCCACCATCCTCAACGACCTCACCGGCACCAACCCCTACCCCCTCCCCGCACGCACCGCCTTCACCACCTTCGGCCTCACCCCCCAAACCCCCAACGTCCCCACCCAGAACCCCGACCTCATCCCCCTCACTCACGGCAACTGA
- a CDS encoding bifunctional metallophosphatase/5'-nucleotidase, producing the protein MPLNRRTFLGTSAAAGAGVALAGGSAVPAAAQGGGDGHGQGHPSKRYSFTVMGTTDLHGNVFNWDYFTDAEFDDNAHNDVGLAKISTLVDQVRREKGRHNTLLIDAGDTIQGTQLSYYYAKIDPITAKRGPVHPMAQAMNAIGYDAAALGNHEFNYGIPVLRKFEEQCDFPLLGANALDAKTLQPAFAPYVIKKLRTPQGRDVRVAILGLTNPGIAIWDKANVSGKMVFPGLEEQAAKFVPRLRSMGADVVIVSAHSGTSGTSSYGDQVPYVENAAGLVAEQVPGIDAILVGHAHLEIPEYFVENKQTGKKVVLSEPLKWGQRLTLFDFDLVWEKGRWVVEKAGSRVLNSNTVDEDPKITGLLVDEHKKVVAYVNQVIGTSTAAMTTAEAAWKDEPIIDLINVVQAETVQAALAGGAYAALPVLSQASCFSRTARIPAGKVTIKDAAGLYPFENTLEARLLTGAQIKDYLEFSARYYVQTAAGAPVDTAKLTNAGNTPDYNYDAVSGLTYEIDIAKPNGSRIVGLAFEGKPIDPAAQFVLAVNNYRASGGGNFPHVAGAKQLWANSEEIRNTIIGWVQAKGSVDGAQFASVDWRLTRDGTPVF; encoded by the coding sequence ATGCCGCTGAACCGTAGGACGTTCCTGGGCACATCGGCGGCTGCCGGTGCCGGTGTGGCGCTCGCGGGTGGCTCCGCCGTTCCCGCGGCCGCCCAGGGTGGTGGCGACGGGCATGGCCAGGGGCATCCGTCGAAGCGGTACTCGTTCACCGTGATGGGGACCACCGATCTGCACGGGAACGTCTTCAACTGGGACTACTTCACCGATGCGGAGTTCGACGACAACGCTCACAACGACGTCGGTCTGGCCAAGATCTCGACCCTGGTGGACCAGGTGCGCCGGGAGAAGGGCCGTCACAACACGCTGTTGATCGATGCGGGTGACACGATCCAGGGCACCCAGTTGTCGTACTACTACGCGAAGATCGATCCGATCACGGCGAAGCGTGGGCCGGTGCACCCGATGGCGCAGGCGATGAACGCGATCGGTTACGACGCGGCGGCGCTCGGCAACCACGAGTTCAATTACGGTATTCCGGTGCTGCGGAAGTTCGAGGAGCAGTGCGATTTCCCGCTGCTGGGTGCGAACGCGCTGGATGCGAAGACGTTGCAGCCGGCGTTCGCCCCGTACGTCATCAAGAAGCTGCGTACTCCGCAGGGTCGGGATGTGAGGGTGGCGATCCTGGGGCTGACCAACCCGGGCATCGCCATCTGGGACAAGGCGAACGTCAGCGGGAAGATGGTGTTCCCGGGGCTGGAGGAGCAGGCGGCGAAGTTCGTGCCGCGGCTGCGTTCCATGGGTGCGGATGTCGTGATCGTCTCGGCGCACTCGGGTACCAGTGGTACGTCGTCGTACGGTGATCAGGTCCCTTATGTCGAGAATGCGGCGGGTCTGGTGGCCGAGCAGGTGCCGGGTATCGACGCGATTCTGGTCGGGCATGCGCATCTGGAGATCCCCGAGTACTTCGTGGAGAACAAGCAGACCGGCAAGAAGGTGGTGCTCTCGGAGCCGTTGAAGTGGGGGCAGCGGTTGACGCTGTTCGACTTCGATCTGGTGTGGGAGAAGGGTCGTTGGGTGGTGGAGAAGGCGGGTTCGCGGGTGTTGAACTCCAACACCGTGGATGAGGACCCGAAGATCACGGGGTTGCTCGTGGACGAGCACAAGAAGGTCGTGGCGTACGTCAATCAGGTCATCGGTACGTCGACGGCGGCGATGACGACGGCGGAGGCGGCGTGGAAGGACGAGCCGATCATCGATCTGATCAATGTCGTCCAGGCGGAGACGGTGCAGGCGGCGCTGGCGGGTGGGGCGTACGCGGCGCTTCCGGTGCTGTCGCAGGCGTCGTGTTTCTCGCGTACGGCGCGGATCCCGGCCGGGAAGGTGACGATCAAGGATGCGGCGGGGCTGTATCCGTTCGAGAACACCCTTGAGGCGCGGTTGCTGACCGGTGCGCAGATCAAGGATTATCTGGAGTTCTCGGCCCGGTACTACGTGCAGACGGCGGCGGGTGCTCCGGTGGACACGGCGAAGCTGACGAATGCGGGCAACACGCCGGACTACAACTATGACGCGGTGTCGGGTCTGACGTATGAGATCGACATCGCGAAGCCGAATGGTTCGCGGATCGTTGGTCTGGCGTTCGAGGGGAAGCCGATCGATCCGGCGGCGCAGTTCGTGTTGGCGGTGAACAACTACCGGGCGAGTGGCGGTGGCAATTTCCCGCATGTGGCGGGTGCGAAGCAGTTGTGGGCGAACTCGGAGGAGATCCGTAACACGATCATCGGCTGGGTGCAGGCGAAGGGTTCGGTGGATGGTGCGCAGTTCGCTTCGGTGGACTGGCGTCTGACGCGGGACGGTACGCCGGTGTTCTAG
- a CDS encoding helix-turn-helix domain-containing protein produces MYHTWMRFFTPSPLHHRLGLVCLGVGLQHGALPTVGPRTLDHHVAVVINSGSGWFSGTDGRRVPVVAPSLIWLTPGTPHHYGADPGTGWDESFVDFTGPATATYTELGYIEPDRPLVPLADTAGPRAAVGRMVRAARRGNPLLEVETGAAVHELLVALRRARADVSPDGDPVLQALARDAFQPLSVAEHAARHGMTPAELRTVVRRGAGCSPKDYLLGIRLGRAKELLAATDLPVAAVARRVGYDDPAYFSRLFAGRVGAAPVRFREQQGRNVPGGWSDQVPDPDHPPTISPLGPAL; encoded by the coding sequence ATGTACCACACCTGGATGCGCTTCTTCACCCCCAGCCCGCTCCACCACCGGCTGGGCCTCGTCTGCCTCGGCGTGGGCCTGCAGCACGGCGCCCTGCCGACGGTCGGCCCGCGCACCCTGGACCACCACGTGGCCGTCGTCATCAACTCCGGCAGCGGCTGGTTCAGCGGCACGGACGGCCGCCGGGTCCCCGTCGTCGCCCCCAGCCTGATCTGGCTGACCCCCGGCACCCCGCACCACTACGGCGCCGACCCCGGCACCGGCTGGGACGAGAGCTTCGTCGACTTCACCGGCCCCGCCACCGCCACGTACACCGAACTCGGCTACATCGAGCCCGACCGCCCGCTCGTCCCGCTCGCCGACACGGCCGGCCCCCGGGCCGCGGTGGGGCGGATGGTGCGGGCGGCCCGGCGTGGCAACCCGCTGCTGGAGGTGGAGACCGGTGCCGCCGTCCACGAACTCCTCGTCGCCCTGCGCCGGGCCCGCGCCGATGTCAGCCCCGACGGCGACCCGGTTCTCCAGGCCCTCGCCCGCGACGCCTTCCAGCCGCTGTCCGTCGCCGAACACGCGGCCCGGCACGGCATGACACCCGCCGAACTGCGCACGGTGGTACGGCGGGGCGCGGGCTGCAGCCCCAAGGACTACCTCCTCGGCATCCGGCTCGGCCGCGCCAAGGAGCTCCTCGCCGCCACCGACCTGCCGGTCGCCGCGGTCGCCCGACGCGTCGGCTACGACGACCCGGCGTACTTCTCCCGCCTCTTCGCCGGCCGGGTGGGCGCCGCCCCGGTCCGGTTCCGCGAACAGCAGGGCCGCAACGTCCCGGGCGGCTGGAGCGACCAGGTCCCGGACCCGGATCACCCACCGACGATCAGCCCCCTGGGCCCGGCCCTCTGA
- a CDS encoding alpha/beta fold hydrolase yields the protein MTEFLTIDGGQLAYDVTGEGPLIVLAHGMGDNRAAYRDTAARFVAAGWRVACVDQRGHGESSTGWASYTRTDAAADLLAVIRHLGGPAVIVGHSFAGGAATIAAAQEPELVSAVVEISPFTRAQKVSPRSLLSHARYRKGMSLLMGAGLLRSVGLWKRYLDHAYPGVKPAGYAGHVAALEADLRRPGRMAVVSRMGMSVPTDAGACLGAIRCPALVIEGTLDPDWADPGAEGEGIVAEMPAGLGRLVMIEGAGHYAHVQFPDEVAAAVLAFLKVGARG from the coding sequence ATGACCGAGTTCTTGACGATCGACGGCGGGCAGCTGGCGTACGACGTGACCGGCGAGGGCCCGCTGATTGTGCTCGCCCACGGCATGGGCGACAACAGAGCGGCCTACCGGGACACGGCCGCCCGGTTCGTGGCGGCCGGATGGCGGGTCGCCTGCGTGGACCAGCGCGGTCACGGTGAGTCCAGCACCGGCTGGGCGTCCTACACCCGCACCGACGCGGCGGCCGACCTCCTCGCCGTGATCCGGCACCTGGGCGGCCCCGCCGTCATCGTGGGCCACTCCTTCGCCGGCGGCGCCGCCACCATCGCGGCGGCCCAGGAGCCCGAACTGGTCAGCGCCGTCGTGGAGATCAGCCCGTTCACCCGCGCGCAGAAGGTCAGCCCGCGCTCCCTGCTGTCCCACGCCCGCTACCGCAAAGGCATGAGCCTGCTGATGGGCGCCGGCCTGCTGCGCAGCGTCGGGCTGTGGAAGCGCTACCTCGACCACGCCTACCCGGGCGTCAAGCCCGCTGGTTACGCCGGCCATGTCGCCGCTCTGGAGGCCGACCTGCGCAGGCCGGGCCGGATGGCCGTCGTCAGCAGGATGGGCATGTCCGTGCCCACGGATGCCGGTGCGTGTCTCGGCGCCATCCGGTGCCCCGCCCTGGTCATCGAGGGCACGCTCGACCCCGACTGGGCCGACCCCGGGGCCGAGGGCGAGGGCATCGTGGCCGAGATGCCCGCAGGGCTCGGCCGGCTCGTGATGATCGAGGGAGCCGGTCACTACGCACACGTCCAGTTCCCGGACGAGGTCGCCGCGGCCGTCCTGGCCTTCCTCAAGGTGGGCGCGCGTGGCTAG
- a CDS encoding chorismate mutase, giving the protein MTTRDIDESVSAELNRLRESIDNIDAAVVHMLAERFKCTQQVGHLKAAHQLPPADPARESRQIARLRQLAESAHLDPAFAEKLLNFIVAEVIRHHERIAEESATNGETS; this is encoded by the coding sequence ATGACCACGAGGGACATCGACGAGTCCGTGAGCGCGGAACTGAACCGGCTGCGCGAGAGCATCGACAACATTGACGCCGCTGTCGTCCATATGCTCGCCGAGCGCTTCAAGTGCACCCAGCAGGTCGGCCACCTCAAGGCCGCCCACCAACTGCCCCCGGCCGACCCGGCCCGCGAGAGCCGGCAGATCGCCCGGCTGAGGCAGCTGGCGGAGAGCGCGCACCTGGACCCGGCCTTCGCGGAGAAGCTGCTGAACTTCATCGTGGCGGAGGTCATCCGCCATCACGAGCGGATCGCGGAGGAGTCGGCGACGAACGGGGAGACGTCGTGA